Proteins encoded in a region of the Thunnus thynnus chromosome 8, fThuThy2.1, whole genome shotgun sequence genome:
- the LOC137187899 gene encoding transmembrane protein 275-like translates to MVLPEKTSRPSAAKKVPKQRPMQHQSLPSPALCCACGLCIMLAGINITLVGAFAFGTFIPTGNPPIIIGPLLLLVALAFFTACCVVSRRPPAHIARKAKGGEKWGLMRMGVAAFEMETSEHTLQDTTAVQLSPTNSPSSSHKSSSSHGSAAAPADCQEGASELISE, encoded by the coding sequence ATGGTGCTACCTGAAAAAACCTCCAGACCCTCTGCTGCCAAGAAGGTCCCCAAGCAGCGCCCCATGCAGCACCAGAGCCTGCCCTCCCCGGCCCTGTGCTGCGCCTGCGGCCTGTGCATCATGCTGGCTGGCATCAATATCACCCTGGTGGGAGCCTTCGCCTTTGGCACCTTTATCCCGACCGGCAACCCCCCCATCATCATCGGGCCTCTTCTTTTATTGGTAGCTCTGGCTTTCTTCACAGCGTGCTGCGTGGTCAGCAGGAGGCCCCCGGCCCACATAGCTCGCAAGGCCAAAGGGGGCGAGAAGTGGGGGCTGATGCGGATGGGGGTGGCAGCGTTTGAGATGGAGACCAGCGAGCACACGCTGCAGGACACCACGGCTGTGCAGCTCAGCCCCACCAACTCCCCCAGCTCCTCTCACAAGTCCAGCTCCAGCCACGGTAGTGCTGCCGCTCCGGCTGACTGTCAGGAAGGAGCCAGTGAGCTGATATCAGAGTAA